In Chelonia mydas isolate rCheMyd1 chromosome 7, rCheMyd1.pri.v2, whole genome shotgun sequence, the sequence GTGGAACCAACGTTTTGATGAGGTGCAGTTATGTTCATAATATCCAATGGCTGCCTCTGGGACAGTCGGCAcagtttgtttccatttcagcTTTATCTATTTCAACCAGCCAGGCTAAGGTTAAGTTGTTTGTTCCTGACATGTCTGCATGAACTGATAAATGGAATCTAGTTATCAAGGCTAAATTGCAGAGGCCTTAACGGGCAGTAGGTGCTGTCTGGAGTGTATTTGTAAGGTTGGGTCATATACTGTGATCTGAATTATGTCAAAGGCGTAGATGTTTCTGCATCAGTGCTCTGAACTGACAGATCTGCTCTGTCTCACTCTGCAGCTTCAGTTTAGGGTTGAATCAGAGACAGCCAATTGTGCTGAACTGTATCTTGCCGTTCTGTAGTTCTTTCTCTCATAGATGCACTGTAGCATATTTGCAAAATccactgaactttttttttaaatatcaagacCAAAAAAGGCAGGACCCATGGTAGCCCTACCGACATTCCTTTGGTTTAAACTATCTGCAGTGTTTTACAGTAATGGCTTAACATGCATTGCTGAGTAATCCTAATGTCCTCTTTTGTTACTGTAGTTAGGGAATCCCTTTTTTAACAATCATTCTACCCAGCAGAATGCCATAATAGCTGAATGCCTCGCAGTCTGTATTTATTCTCCATACCCCCGTGAGGCAGGAAAGTAGTAAtaccccattttactgatgaggagGTCTGGGTTAGAGCTTGAATTGAATGTAGGTCTCCTTAACCATCAGACAATCCTTTTACTTATACCAAAAGATGTTATCCAGGGGTCCCCAAcctatggcccacgggctgtacACGGCCTGCCAGAGTATTTCATAAGGCCCGCAGCTTGCTTCAACACAATACACTAATGGCCAATTCATTAGTGTTTTGTTGTCATGTTTAcgtcattttagtttacacaggTATGTAAATAGACAAaactgtacatagaaacaacctatctaaatacatacaaaacaagctgaacttaagaTATAAGTCAATACAGGtgattttaaatcttattaaaatatgtagaatcagTTTGGCCAGACCAGGTTGTGCTTAggtgtaataaggttgggcaccactggctgactccttcttcttcttctgaacTCTCCTACCTatcccttcctccccttcccttggAATCTCTACAGCAGCTGGAataattttcttcctcctcttatTTCCAGAAATGTCTTCCCTGCCAGACTTGGAGCTCTTCACCATGGGGATGTGGTCTATCGGCCTTGGGGCTATTGGCGTAGCTGTGACAGGGATTCTTCTTGCTAACACCGACTTGTTTCTCTCCAAACCGGAGGTAGCCTCGTTGGAGTTTTTAGAGACAACCGAGCTAAAATCTCTGGGAGAAGGTAAGGATTGGATTCTTCTGGAAAACTGAGCTCACATTCTACAGTGATGGAGTTTATAAAAGTACCTAGGTAGAGCTAATTTTACCGTTTAAAGCCAGGGTTGAAAACAAAGGTTCCTAGGACAAGGGAGTGTGTTTGGAAGAGAGAGTTGTCCCTGACTATTACCCTATGTATTAGCAGTTCAGGGAGGGCACCAAACCACTCTTGTCTTTCCCTGCTTCAGTAAATGGTGTGGGAAATAGCTGACTCTTCTTGAGAAGGGAAGGATGGTGTTGAAGTGAAAAAATAAGATGCATCTAATTTTGAGTGAATGGCTGCCAGATGAATGAtgataatacccagctcttattTAGCACTCTTCATCCATATGTCTCAAAaaactttacaaaggaggtcagtattattatctccattttacagatagggaaattgaggcacagagaggtgacgtgacttgcccaggtcaaCTACCaatccagtggcagagctgggaatagaaccagatCGCTTGAATCCGATCCTGTGATCTCTCCACTAGGCCATGTGGCCTCCTCTAGAGTTCCATGGTTCTGTGTCATCTTTTGCAGATTTCTCTACTTTCTGATCATTTTTTATGTCAGCTAGATAATTTTTTTGCCTAACAgatacaaaactttttttccctgttGATTTGTTGCTTATTTGACAAAGAGCATGTTTTTCCAGCCTGCCCAAACCATCACATGCCTGATGATAGGCGCTAAAGGGTGAAAACAGACTCAGAGTAAAcataaacaaaaaattaaaaacgcTTCCCCAAGGTGCTGTGCAGTTTAATTCTATTACAAAAGCTCAAAACAAGGCAGAGAATTATTCAGGTGTGCAAGGTCACATGCAGGAGTCAATATAGGTTAAAACAGAGAATGCCTCTTTAGAGTTTTCACTGGCTAATTGCCTGTtactgcagggtggggggaaaaattCAAGTGAACACATTGACATCTAATTCACAGATGTACGCAGGGGGACTGAAAGAGGATGTTTTGTGCTTGAGTGGGAAGTAACTTATACACCATAATGCTATGTCCAGacataaggcctgattctgcattgcTTACGTTTGACTTTTGAGTTCTGTAGAGTTCTACTAGCACAAAACTTGTATAACACAGTGGAatatttaaaatctcaaaatgagAGGGGTTTCATTCTATGGCACAAATGGATGGGCCACTGTTTGGGACAGTAGCTCTTGTTTCCAAACATAAGCACTATTATTCAAAACATGCACCACTAATGCACCACAATCGGAGGCAACCAAGCAGGGAACAGAAAGTTAGGAtgtttggcagagctgggagctgactCCCATGTGCGAAACTAGAGATGACAATTCATGCCTGTCTTTGAAAAGTGCTATAAATTCAGGGATCTTGATCAAACTGATACTTTAAAATGgactttttttaatacatttaattggAATTTAAAtacactttgaaaatctccccctctgTCTTGATTAGAATATAAACCCACATGGAATACTGAACTGGGAATCTTTCACCATGCTTAGTGTTCTTCATCAGAAGTTGTAGTTATGTAAATAGATGCCATAATTTATGCTATTTCTCCCTTCTAAGCAGAAGAGAGAACATTCAAGGCAGGTGAGCTATGGAAGAAGAATGGTGCAGTGATCATGGCTGTGCGGAGACCTGGATGCTTTTTGTGCAGAGAGGTATTGTGACGGGCTTAGGGGTTAATTCAGAGAGTTTTGCTCTAGTTATGTGTCTTTGTGTTAGATGTGGCCAGGGAGGCAGTCAGCTAAAACACAAGTTTTGCATATCTGAAAATCTTGTTTCCAATCCCAGATTTGCTCCCACGTGAAAATGAACTTTGTTTATCTCTGTTCCCATTTGTCAATATTATGGgctaaattctcagctggtgtaaatcagcatacatCCATTGACTGTGATGGGGTTATGCTGATTAACATgggatgagaatctggccccgcAGATCCAAAATAAATGGCTAGATAGGTGGTCTGTGGTCAAGAGAAGCCCAGAAATGGACTAGCGGGAATCTTGGAGGTACAGTTTACTGACACAGCAGCGTTGCGTGCGATTGGGAAACGTCTATCACCAACTTACTCCAGTCAGTGTTTCATTTTCTGGAGATTAAAGTCATTCTTtcaaaaggaggaaggaaaagccTGCTGTTCACACATTTGCTGTTCACGATCAGTTCGGTACTCTGCTGAATGTAAAACCTGCCTTATATTTTGGTCACTTATTAGGATATTTCCACCATAGCAATTATGTTATTACTCACCAGTTAATAAAACCAAGCAATTAGTCTAGCAACCACTTAATTGTAGGGTCTAATTAGTCCCTATACCGCATAATATTAGAAAGCATTGTATGCTTCAATGAATTTAGTTCTCATGGAAAGAGACAGATTGAAATACTGTGATCATGGAACAGGCCCTTACTGCAGGGGGGATTCTGCAGGACGGTGTGCCTGCCAAAaatgcccccaccccagatttcctgtttccctgcagaaaatggcagggaagcaaagggaaaccgtGGGGTGGGTCGGGGGGGCAACCATGGGtgcagttttttggggggagggcatTGCCTGCTCCAAACAGAGGCAAGGCATGGGGGGGCACATGGAGTTACATGGGATGAGCCAGTGACCTAGAAGGGAAAAGCTCTGTATACCATCATGTAGCTCCTAAACTGTCCAGTCCCCTGACAGTAAGCACTCTTCACTGTCATAAAATGGACTTCTTTTAACCAAGTTTTAATATGCATCTTAAAAATATCTATGTAAATGTGAGGGAGCAGGTTGCCAACTTAGGAGGAAAAGTTGGTGATCTGAGACTAACTCATTGTCAGTCTCTTGCTGCTCTTTCTACTTTGTGGTTCTGACCAGAGGCACTGGGCAGGGGCTTGCCCTTGGGATGGACTTGGAAGAGAAAACTAATGTTTAACCATTGGTTTTGCTGATGATTATACTATGATTTAAGTGGGCAAAAAGGCCAGAGGTATGCTGAATGCCATAGGCTATGCTGCAAATGTTCACTATGTCCCGAGTAAGGGGTGAGGTGTAGCTGCTGCAACACCCCATGAGCAGACCAGGGagggaactgtcccagactgactTTTCTTGCTGGCCACCCCTTGcttgggtgggtggatgggggaggaaaTAATCTGTTTCTCGTGTAAACCTGGTTTGCTAGCTGGCCGGGAAAGGCAGAGCCAGGTTCTCCTCCCCGCATGGGAATTGCCATTGTTCAGTCTGCTCTCCCTCTCATTTAGACCGACCGGGTGCATACCCGGCGCCAGGGAAGTGGTTTGTTCTCTTGTGTGGGCACATGTTGCTAAGCTCAGGGCACAGCTGTATTATCCTCTTTGATGGGAGTTAAAAAAGCCAAGCAGACACTGActtctttctctgcctctgttctcCCAACTATGTGCTAGGGCTTCTGACCCCAGGGGTACATGGGTTCCTGATCGTGAGGgagctttttgtttttataagcaAAACTACAGTAATGGACTGCAGCATCATGTTTCAGAATTTTAGACAACTATCATGGAATAGAGAGGTGCCTTTGTTTAAAGTGAGTACTTCATGGTGGATGGTGTACGCTGGGTTGTCTTGGAGTTTTGCTTAATTATTATAGAAAGAGAGTCCAAGCATTTGGTTTAGGGAAAACAGCAAAGAATTAACAGAACTTTGCAAAcagatggggtggaggggctaCTGGTGGAGTGAGTCCAATGAGCCTTTGCTACATTCCCTGAAGGATATATTCAAAAATGGGAGTATTAAGTATGCCTCCCATTCCCTACTCACTGACTGTCATAAGGCTGATTCATGCTTATTCATTTCCTCTCTTTATCTCCTCTGAGCTTTCTGTGTGGGGATTGGCAGTAGCAGATTGGAGCTCTGTCCTTACCCTTACACAGACTCACTCTGGCCTGTTGACATCTGCCTCGTAATGTCTGTGAATTCTGCCATCTGCCTTCCCCTGAGTGTTCTACTTGGAACACTTGATATCTTCCCTAAATTATGGCAACATTTTGAGTCAAGGCAATTCAGTCGCTTCTCATAAACTGGTTGTATGCAGATTGTGCCCTTTAAGCAGTAGTGTCGGAGTTATTTTGCATAGCAAAGGCCATATTCTCCCTTAAAAGGCACAAAACCCCCTCAGCCACTGTCTCATCTTTTCCATATTGGAACTGGCACTGGAAGCTAGAAGATGCTGGAGAAAAAATTTCCGCCTCCACAAACTGCTTTTGCCGTGTGGAAAACCCATAGATGGGTTGGTGTTGCTGCTGCTAtcactactcctgggggaattctgtgccaaaaaatgaaaaattctgcaacaaaaaaatgaaaaattctgtgcacagtattttaaaattctgcatattttatttgtcagattaacacaatataatcacaccagtttcaattatttttggtcacttatttcaaaatacctctcAGCAAAtatgtttgtaacaatacagacaacaaaaaagattcaggaaatgttttttgacacaGAGgttccagggtggatttgatttaaatcactagtcaggaagcctcgatttaatcatggttttctacataaaagtgcattgttgttggttgttataaccttaatacatattcttcacaactcagagatagatgtaggtttcattttttgaaaggtacacactatacattttttaaacagtgatttattttgaaaacttttcagattagttttatagctatatcagaaaatgaatgtgtgtttggttatttcatttacaaaggtaattgaagcagatatttatgaagtcagtgggaggtgaactatctccaattcaacagctTAATCATtagtatttggaggattttcttgccatgctctattaggaggagaacatcaccaggcagacatttaaatttttttatttaactaaaacaacaacattaagtattctggatttttttcttcaacagcaaacatataatattttaacaaaataagcatatgtccctcgcttctcacatttatctccagacgtCTTCTcgttgtccagatctattccgcccccaacaatcttctattcattgaactttttgaaactttgcacttttagagagaggtaagggattgactccatgtcaaatttgcagagggacaatagagttgaggtttgttatttctcacctctatatattatttatttaaaagcatttttgctgttaacgaGCATGTTACCTCTGGGGAGACACATCCATGGTTTGAGAATTGCAAAACTAAGCAtgtctgatggtatcttctagactgagcactgagtcccatcgggtggatagaaagattaacctaaataatctatacagaagcccctggaacctcattgggtccctaatccatgaactattggaactcatttacaaaacttttcttaaacattacatgactatattgtctcatactatagaattagaatttataatccccattccatgatgagatatctttgagctataatgtatcttaattaaaaatatctttcgATATgtgtttttcctcaaaaagtatTGTATCAAAAAATccgatttttaaatttaaaaaaatccaattttttgtgtgtatgtatgtatgtatgtatatattttaaataattgatttttatccaccctgatagattccttactaggcacattaatacagaactctgagtaataattcactTAAACCATAATACAGAACCGTATTTACCATACCCCTCAGAAGAAGCAATGCAAAGGTTTGGGGGAGTCAagggtaacggaggagctgagggagagggaagttaATTTgcaggaaggagcctgggtgtgaacgtGGAGGGTTGTTggatatgggtgggaaaagtatagAACAGGTttctttgtggggcagggaggtattatcagggagcttcccccatgtagaccctggctgaccccctagcctctcccattcagtcaggcacatctgcccctgcacccccatgtgttCTTGCACCCCCTGTCCACATGTGTCCATCCACCCTCACTGACACCCACTCCCCCCTtctccatgtggccctgcacccctcccccttctccatgtgtgtctgcccccacccagccactcccctgttcCTGTCTAGCTCTGcatcccctgccccatcaccatgtggccctgcacctccctctcccctgtggccctgtgcctccactcccattcagcccctgccccagtctgtcctcccccctAGCCCTTATGAACCCCAGTCTGACCTCCCTCAGcaccccactctgtctgtctcctCATAGCCCCTGTCTCTTGATGTGGCCTGACAGGCGCTGCAAAGAAGGCAGGctgtttctcttccctagctggctgggagctgctgctgtgttctattgCCACTGCGCCCTGTGgtaggcaaaaggcagaactgcagcaacattttgacacaagcttttttctgcacaaaagattaaaaatatgcatggctcattaattatgcacatgcgcagtagcacagaattcccccaggagtatatcACATTGCGTGGGACATATAAAGCAGCATAACTTCTGGTATCCTGAAGGTGCATGCAGAAGAAACACAGTTTCACTGTATGTgctaaaaaaaacctcattttttcctcttctcttgtGTAATAAGAGCTGCATATCACTCTTTGATCTGCAGCATGAAAAGGGTAATTGATGCCTATTCACCATTTTGCaggtggaaaaactgaggcacagagaggctaattGACTTGCACACAGTGGCTATATCTTCACTAGGaaagaatgtgtgtgtttaacaAATGCTAAAATCCTAGAATGGACAAGGCAAGTTGTAGCCTTAATTAAGACTTTCGCTTTACCCTTTGCTAGGATTTTAGCAAATACATGCTTAAAACTATCCCCCTTTCCTAGTGAAGTCAGCCGTAGTAAGGGTACTGTGAATGAAGGAGTGATTGCAGAGAGGTAAGCATACCTATACTAGCTTTAATCTACCTAGcatgggtaacaatagcagtgaataTGCAGTAGCATGGATCTCTGCACAGGCCAGCAACCTGAATACATACCTACTGTTAGCTGTACCATCTAGATTAAAGTTAGTGCGCATATACCTGCCCAcactgcaatcacaccttcatCTCTGGTGAAGATGTCTCTATGCCAATAGAAGGTTTAGGAATAGAACTCACTCATATGCCCTGTTTATTACACTtcattgcatccagtttgcacCTCTGGCTACCATCCACCGAAGTGGCTACGTGCCAAATGTTGAGTCTTTCAGACTTCCATCCAGTGGTTAAATCTGACATCACGCTCGTTGTCTTTTAGGAGGCTTCTGAGCTTTCCTCTCTGAAACCTCAGCTTGACCAACTTGGCATCCCCCTCTATGCTGTTGTGAAAGAAAAGATTGGGACTGAAGTGGAGGATTTCCAGCATTATTTCAAAGGGGAAATATTTCTGGATGAAAAGGTATGTTTGTATTGCGCTGTTTGTTTTAAGCAAGACTTATGCAAGACTCTTAGCTTGAGTCAGCATCTGTATCCACCAAGCCTTTTCAAGCAATCTGCATAGTGTGGCCTGAATGAAACTTAGGTATCTGGAAATTGATTTAATAGCCTTTTGTAGCTTAAGAAGTTAATTAGCTTAGATTTTTCTCTACATAAGGTTGCTCAGTTTACAAGCTCAGCTGTCTTTCTGCTGTGTTCTGTTGACATGTTCTTGCATgatttttcccccacacacacctaagCAAACAGTGAGAACAtgccaaatatttttctcttttcttgcaCTGGGCTGCACTATCTGCTAATTAGCCTGGTATTAAAGCCAAGGATTAACAATAAAATAGAAGGGTGTGATAAGTTCATTAGCTGCAGCACAACATTCTAAGaaaaacaaatggtaggaatagaACTGCTTGTTGCTATGTTTACTGAAAACTTACGCTGTTGCCAAACACAAGAATTCAGAAATCGTGCGTCACGCCCTCAAAATCTTGAGGTGAGTTTAGAAATCATGATATATggttcttttatttgccttctgttgtTTTTGGATCTTTCGGGGGTCATGTTTCCCAGCTTATCTCTCCAACACTTGAGGTCTAGGAACAATGTCTTGGGTGAACACTCAGGTCTCTCAATTGCATGATCCCAAAAGCtgggactttaggaaaaacaatataATGAGACCGGTAATAAAATGGTGGGAGGTGGCAACCCTGACCCTTTTCTCCAGCACATGAAACAAGACAGGCTATTCTAGAGGGAGTTCTGCCCAGTAGTTCAAAACAAATCTGTTCATTGAAAACACGCTCCTGCTATCACCAGTCAAGATATCCAGGAAGTGACACTAGTAGGCTGATCAGCTCCATAAATCTGGAATGGCAGCAGTGAGAAAAACAACTGGATGTTGCTGATTGTGTGGAAAGTAGGTGACCTCTTACCGTTTTAAAGGAACTTCTGTCCTGATAAGATTATTAAAGGCATCATTCAGTTTGGTATACCCAAATATTACTTGTTAGAAACTGTTCTGGATgcagaggctggctggctgccttggTTACAGTTGGGGAAGTCACTGTCACTGTCACTCTGTCACTGTTTCTTGTTTATTGAATTTTCTTTCTGTCCTCCTACAGAAAAAGTTCTATGGTCCTCACAAGCGAAAAATGCTGTTGATGGGTTTTATCCGCCTAGGAGTCTGGCAGAACTTCCTTCGCGCTTGGAAGAATGGATACAGTGGTAACCTGGAAGGAGAAGGGTTCATCCTGGGAGGAGTTTACGTGATTGGTGCTGGAAAGCAGGTACTGCATGGCTTtcgggaggttttttttttttcttcttcttcctccgcTCTTCCCTTCAGTTTCCTTCATGCCCCTATGAGAGCCCAAAGGCCTCCTGCTTTAGCCACTTACTCTTAGAATATGACAAGGCCACAGTTGCTAATTTCTGCCCTGCACTGTGTTCTAGTTGTGGGCTTGCGGCATCTCTTGTCTTGTGCAGTGACGTTCACAGAACATCTTCCAATGCTTGACACAAACTTCAGTCAGTTTGCTGCCCTTGAAAACAAAATCTCTCATAATCACTTCCAAATGTTCTGACACTTACCCATTAAGGAGATTTTCCATCTGCTGCTCTCCACTGATGAGCTCCCATTCTCTTAAAAATTACAATTGACAGTTCACTTTCTGCTCAGCTGGTGGATGTGCCCCTGGTAATGACatctcatttttaatttaaaattttgggGTGACTTTGCACCAAATAAGTGATCTCCCATTACTGGTTATGATGTGTGTGAGGGTGGGAAACCTCAGTCCTAAATATCGTTGCTATTCGTTCATGTTCTTAAACAAACAAAGATTTCATGACAACATTGACTCAAATCAAACACTGTGTGGAACAAATGATCGATATATGTTTTTGATAACCATCCTCAGTTTGTTTACAAAACAACATAGTAATATATACCTGAAAGATGGGCTTGAACTCGAAGTCTGGATTTAACTACCATCAAATTTTGGGAAAAATCATCTCTAGATCCAACTTGGGGTCCATCTTTAAATATAACATCCTAAAGACTTACTGTATAGTATTATCTTATCAAATGGTTTTGTAAACTTTTAGAGTATGGAGATAAATATGTAGCAGACTTGataaattgtgatttaaaacagcaaaaaactTAGGCTTAAATTTCCAAAGGTGGCAGGCCAACACCTTCTAAAAAATCAGGCCCCCTTTaaattgtctcaagttgggcacccaaaaaatcaCTAGTTGTCTTTGGAAATTTATTCCCGGATAATTGATGTTGCCAAGAAACATTTGCTTGTTCAGTAATCGCACAGATCGTCAAAGCAAGATTTAGAAtgggggtgtctgtctgtctcgaAAGTTCCGAAGAGTGGAGGCACCAGGGTATAAATAAATTTATACAAAGTATGCAACAAATGTCATGTATACACAGTCTACTGAAAATCTATTTTTGCTATACCTATGTCTTATGGGAACTTCTAACTTGCTGTTTTGGTTAAATGTGCTCAGAGCCTaatggttagggccctaccaaattcagggtccattttgggcaatttcagtcataggattttaaaaattgtaaatttcatgatttcagctaattaaatctgaaatttcacagtgttgtaattttaggggtcctgacccatgaaggagtttgggggggggtcacaagattatgtgggggggttgcagtactgctacccttacttctgctctgctgctggctgtggcactgccttcagagctgggcagctcgagagtgggggctgctggccgggagccgagctctgaaggcagagctccaacaagcagcaacacagaagtaaggatggcatggcatgatattgccacccttacttctgcactgctgctggcagggcattgccttcagagctgcatGCCTGGCTAACAGCTGCTGCTCCGCAGccgcccagatctgaaggcagcgcataagtaagggtggcatgtgacccccctttaaaataaccttgtggcctgccccccacctcaactcccttttgggtcaggacccccaatttgagaaatgctggtctcccctgtgaaatctttatagtatagggtaaaagtacacaaaagaccagcttttaaggggggagaccagatttcatagtctgtgacacatttttcttggccatgaatttggtaaggtCTTCCTAATGGTGCTTCCATGGCCTTGAGCAGGCTACTTGAAATTTGTATTTGCACTAATCTTCCTGAGATAGAAGCATGAATGTACTGTAAGAAGAGTTTATCTAGTTTATAGGAAAATGCCACAACATGTATCCTTGCATAACATGTGCCTTAACATAAGTAATATGAGGGAAAACTCATGTATTTGTTTGACTTGATTAAACCTGTATCTGAGAAATTGGATCATATCTTCTTTCACTCCTTGTTTCTCAGTCAGATAGAAAGTAAAAAGCAATGTTTTTAAGTTCCTAAATGCTGCATTCTATTTAAATGTATCCCCATATAAAAAGGAATCACTGCAcatttttcctttccctctcacTAGGGTGTTCTCTTGGAGCATCGAGAGAGAGAATTTGGAGACAAAGTGATCCTTCAGTCTGTCCTTGACGCTGCTGAGAAGATAAAACCACAAGCTGCAGACACCGAATAATAGTGACACATGTTTAGTCTTggcttgaaaatgtagaacatgTCTGTATGTGAAAATGCAGTGTAATTGCTTTCTTAGACTAGTCAGTAATAGCTCAGCTGGAGGATTTTCTCTGAAATTAGTCAACAAATGAACAACCTCTTTGATGGTAGCTGACTTGTTTGTGCTTTGTAGCCCCTCAGGTGCCCACTGTTTCTACTAGTTTTTTGTCTCTTACCGCATTAATGAAGGGCTAGTCCCAAAATCTTAAGGCGTAACCTAGATAGGTCCATTCAGAGCCAGGAAAATAAGAGAATATCTGTGTGCCTGGGGAGTAGGACATTGCTAAGGCAGGAGTAAGTGAGGTTGAAAGATAATAAAAATTATGTAAATGAAATGTCTTGGTTTTCAAATttctaattttattaaaatatttagaagcctctatgttgatgggagactAAAACTTGTCCAG encodes:
- the PRXL2A gene encoding peroxiredoxin-like 2A isoform X1; its protein translation is MGSEMSSLPDLELFTMGMWSIGLGAIGVAVTGILLANTDLFLSKPEVASLEFLETTELKSLGEAEERTFKAGELWKKNGAVIMAVRRPGCFLCREEASELSSLKPQLDQLGIPLYAVVKEKIGTEVEDFQHYFKGEIFLDEKKKFYGPHKRKMLLMGFIRLGVWQNFLRAWKNGYSGNLEGEGFILGGVYVIGAGKQGVLLEHREREFGDKVILQSVLDAAEKIKPQAADTE
- the PRXL2A gene encoding peroxiredoxin-like 2A isoform X2, which encodes MGSEMSSLPDLELFTMGMWSIGLGAIGVAVTGILLANTDLFLSKPEVASLEFLETTELKSLGEEERTFKAGELWKKNGAVIMAVRRPGCFLCREEASELSSLKPQLDQLGIPLYAVVKEKIGTEVEDFQHYFKGEIFLDEKKKFYGPHKRKMLLMGFIRLGVWQNFLRAWKNGYSGNLEGEGFILGGVYVIGAGKQGVLLEHREREFGDKVILQSVLDAAEKIKPQAADTE
- the PRXL2A gene encoding peroxiredoxin-like 2A isoform X5, which codes for MGSEMSSLPDLELFTMGMWSIGLGAIGVAVTGILLANTDLFLSKPEVASLEFLETTELKSLGEAEERTFKAGELWKKNGAVIMAVRRPGCFLCREKKFYGPHKRKMLLMGFIRLGVWQNFLRAWKNGYSGNLEGEGFILGGVYVIGAGKQGVLLEHREREFGDKVILQSVLDAAEKIKPQAADTE
- the PRXL2A gene encoding peroxiredoxin-like 2A isoform X3, whose product is MSSLPDLELFTMGMWSIGLGAIGVAVTGILLANTDLFLSKPEVASLEFLETTELKSLGEAEERTFKAGELWKKNGAVIMAVRRPGCFLCREEASELSSLKPQLDQLGIPLYAVVKEKIGTEVEDFQHYFKGEIFLDEKKKFYGPHKRKMLLMGFIRLGVWQNFLRAWKNGYSGNLEGEGFILGGVYVIGAGKQGVLLEHREREFGDKVILQSVLDAAEKIKPQAADTE
- the PRXL2A gene encoding peroxiredoxin-like 2A isoform X4, whose translation is MEEEWCSDHGCAETWMLFVQRGLLTPGVHGFLIVRELFVFISKTTVMDCSIMFQNFRQLSWNREVPLFKEASELSSLKPQLDQLGIPLYAVVKEKIGTEVEDFQHYFKGEIFLDEKKKFYGPHKRKMLLMGFIRLGVWQNFLRAWKNGYSGNLEGEGFILGGVYVIGAGKQGVLLEHREREFGDKVILQSVLDAAEKIKPQAADTE